A genomic stretch from Cloacibacterium caeni includes:
- a CDS encoding nucleotide sugar dehydrogenase, which produces MSHKITIIGLGYVGLPLARLFATKYPVVGFDINTARVQELKSGKDSTLEVEDHLLQSVLLNENPAKDKTGLFCTDQIEDIADANIYIITVPTPVDKNNRPVLTPLYKSSETVGKVLKKGDIVIYESTVYPGVTEEECIPMLEKVSGLTFNVDFFAGYSPERINPGDKEHTVEKILKVTSGSTPEIGKIVDDLYKSVITAGTHLAPTIKVAEAAKVIENSQRDINIAFVNELAKIFNLMNIDTHEVLKAAGTKWNFLPFKPGLVGGHCIGVDPYYLAQKAQEFGYHPEIILAGRRLNDSMGQYVAEQVIKTMIKKDFNVNGAEILILGITFKENCPDVRNTKIVDVIRALEDFGVKVTTFDPWANPEEVQHEYKLECQNTIPNKKFDAIVVGVAHKEFLDMDFSFLRKENAILYDVKGVLKNSDNKL; this is translated from the coding sequence ATGAGTCATAAGATTACAATTATTGGTTTAGGATATGTAGGGTTGCCTTTGGCTAGATTATTTGCTACAAAATATCCAGTCGTAGGTTTTGATATCAATACTGCAAGAGTACAGGAACTCAAATCAGGAAAAGATTCTACTTTAGAAGTAGAAGACCATTTATTACAATCCGTGTTATTAAATGAAAATCCTGCTAAAGATAAAACCGGGCTTTTTTGTACAGACCAAATAGAAGATATTGCAGATGCGAATATATATATCATTACCGTTCCTACTCCTGTTGATAAAAACAATAGACCAGTTTTAACACCTCTATATAAGTCCAGCGAAACCGTTGGGAAAGTGCTAAAAAAAGGAGATATTGTCATTTATGAATCTACCGTTTATCCTGGTGTAACAGAAGAAGAGTGTATTCCAATGCTTGAAAAAGTGTCTGGACTTACCTTTAACGTAGATTTCTTTGCGGGATATTCTCCAGAAAGAATTAATCCAGGAGACAAAGAACATACCGTAGAAAAAATTCTGAAAGTAACCTCGGGTTCTACCCCAGAAATTGGGAAAATTGTAGATGATTTATACAAGTCTGTGATTACTGCAGGAACACATTTAGCACCAACCATCAAGGTGGCAGAAGCAGCTAAAGTGATTGAAAATTCTCAAAGAGATATCAATATCGCTTTTGTAAATGAATTGGCTAAAATATTCAATCTCATGAATATTGATACCCATGAAGTATTGAAAGCTGCAGGAACCAAATGGAATTTCTTGCCTTTTAAACCAGGTTTAGTTGGCGGACACTGCATCGGAGTAGATCCTTATTATTTGGCACAAAAAGCACAAGAATTTGGCTACCACCCAGAAATTATTTTGGCAGGGAGAAGACTGAATGATTCTATGGGACAATACGTGGCAGAACAAGTCATCAAAACCATGATTAAGAAAGACTTCAATGTAAATGGTGCCGAAATCTTAATACTAGGAATCACCTTTAAAGAAAACTGTCCAGATGTAAGAAATACCAAAATCGTAGACGTAATAAGAGCGCTAGAAGATTTCGGGGTAAAAGTAACGACTTTTGATCCGTGGGCAAATCCTGAAGAAGTACAGCATGAATATAAATTAGAATGCCAAAATACCATTCCAAATAAAAAATTTGATGCCATTGTTGTAGGTGTTGCACATAAAGAATTTTTGGATATGGATTTTTCGTTTCTTAGAAAAGAAAATGCTATATTGTACGACGTAAAAGGAGTTTTGAAAAATAGTGACAATAAACTTTAA
- a CDS encoding polysaccharide biosynthesis/export family protein, whose product MKKNIGLIVLSLLFVLLSSCTSKKKLDYLQDIESVALEASIKNAKSIIQPNDQLVIMVTAKDMDVVKPFNQNFSSGQILQYSIPSNNAPTQSQTSISGPTYVVDSNGNIDFPVIGKMSTENKNTEELRDILKQELSKYVVNPQVAVKNTNYKVTVLGEVNRPGTYNIPEAQTTVLGAIGLAGDLTIYGNRTDILVLRNTDGVISRERIDISKADFINSSFFYLKQNDVVIVSPNDTKQKLSRLDPNAGIYISVASIVVTILALIFKN is encoded by the coding sequence ATGAAAAAAAATATTGGTTTAATCGTATTAAGTCTTTTATTTGTTTTGCTAAGTTCATGTACTAGCAAAAAGAAATTAGATTATTTGCAAGATATCGAAAGTGTGGCGTTAGAGGCTTCTATTAAAAATGCAAAATCTATAATCCAGCCAAATGACCAGTTGGTAATCATGGTAACGGCAAAAGATATGGATGTAGTGAAACCATTTAACCAAAATTTTTCCTCTGGCCAAATTTTGCAATATTCTATACCAAGCAATAACGCTCCCACGCAAAGTCAAACCTCTATCTCTGGACCTACTTATGTTGTAGACTCAAATGGAAATATTGATTTTCCTGTCATTGGAAAAATGAGTACAGAAAATAAAAATACAGAAGAGTTAAGAGATATTTTAAAACAAGAATTATCAAAATATGTTGTTAATCCTCAAGTTGCAGTAAAAAATACCAATTATAAAGTAACAGTCTTAGGAGAGGTGAATAGACCAGGTACCTATAACATCCCAGAAGCACAAACCACTGTACTAGGAGCTATAGGTTTAGCAGGAGATCTTACTATATATGGTAATAGAACCGATATTTTAGTATTGAGAAACACCGACGGGGTAATAAGTAGAGAAAGAATAGATATTTCTAAAGCGGATTTTATTAACTCCTCATTTTTCTATCTAAAACAAAATGATGTAGTTATAGTAAGTCCAAATGATACAAAGCAAAAACTGTCAAGATTAGATCCAAATGCGGGTATTTATATATCAGTGGCATCTATTGTAGTAACTATTCTAGCATTGATTTTTAAAAATTAA